AATCCCATCAATCGCTCGCTAGGAATACTAGTCTGGTTTGTAGATCCATGTGGTCCTTCACGGTTGAGTTACAGTACGAGCTAGATTCACGATTGAACTAGCTATGGCTTTCGATTCATGTTTCCATTGCTCCAATTGAAGCAGTTTTTTATAGGATTAGATGATGGCCTCCTGAGGACGGTAGGGATGCGTGCTGCGGCAAAATAATCCTGAACCCTTGTCTATTTGCTTGCAGTTCTAAAGTTTGAGAGTTCTCTTATTTAACAAATGATACACTTATCATTTCAGATGGACAACCAGTTCAACACCCAAGAGTGGATACTCCCTATGTCCTCAACCATGAAGGAACTTGAAAAGGTATGTTCCATTTTTTATTTTGGGTTATGGTTAATGTACTTTGTATGCTTCATTGATCAAAAAATAATTTATTTCAGTACAACCTTAGTGGTGCATTTACTGGATCAATGCATAATATGAATGTACCAATTGAGCCTGTGAGCCCTGCTGCTACTGCATCGTTTCATCATCAACCCACTGAAGACCTGGAGGTTCAAGAAGTTGACAGAAGTCAAGTCTCAAACAATaagggaagaagaaggttgCCCAGCGAGGAAAATCATTCAGCAAGGAGGAACATAGAGCACTTTGCTCAGCATTTCTGCATGTTAGCACGGATGCTATTATAGGTAAGTTCTGGCCCATGACTTGAGTACTCCACTCTTCAATTTTCAAACCCTTATGGGACATGTTGTTTCATGTTATGACTGCAGGAACTAACCAAACTGTTGTTGGCTATTATGCAAGAATGCATCAACACTTCAAGAAAAACGTTGAAGTGAGTTGTAAGAGGACTCAGGTTTCAATAGAAAATCGTTGGACCATGATTCAGAAGGCTGTCAACAAATTTTATGGTTTCTATGCTGCAATTGAAAGGAGGAATGAAAGCGGCAAGAATGAGCAGGACAGGGTACACCATTTTATACATGACTCCAACCTTTACACATTTTTGCTATGATGATTCTTGCAGCAATGAATTTTCTTTTTTTGGTTTGGACAGATTAATGATGCCGTCCGGATGTACGAGGAAACCGAGCCATGGCAATTCCATCACTGTTGGGTGATTCTTCGAGGAGAGCCAAAGTGGCATGAGAAGATGGTGGAATGTAACTCAGGTCAAAAAGTTAACCGAAAGCAGTCTGAAATAGAAATAAATTCTTTGCAGACAGACCGTACATTCCCTGAACGACCGGAAGGAAGGGACAACGCCAAGAAGAAGGCTCGGGTAATGGCTAATACCTCATCGTCAAGTACAGCTGTGGAAATGCTACAGAAAATGCAtgaaagaggagagaagaatGATGAGAAGGAAGATCAGTTGAGGCAAGAAATGTTCCAGATGGAGAGAGAGAGGCTCGATCTACAGAAGCTGAACTAGGAGAAGAAGTGGGCTGCCTGGGAGAAGAAATGGGCAGTAATGAAGTCCAATGCCAAGTTACGACAGAATGAGTACGAGTTAAACCAGTGGAATGCAGATCTTATAGTCATGTCACAGGATTTTGACAAGTTGGCTCCACCATTGCGTGCAATGTACGAGCAGAAACAGATGGAGATCATGAAGAGAAGAGGCATCAACACCCCTCCAACTAGTGAATCCTAAGCTGTTGTATGTGACGAGCCTTAATTCTGTTGTATAAGAGTTGTGTTTGTGCATTTTTTCGGTGAACTTGTTTGAGTGttaagacttgtttgatcagaTACTATTGTTTGTGGCTCATATATCATTTCTAAATTGAATTATGCACCAGTGAGTGAGACTTCATATCTTCAAAGTTATGAGtataattatatatataattgAGATTGGAATGTATAATCTCATATATATAACTGAGACTAGAATGTATAATCATATATATAACTCAGATTGGAATGTACATTCATAGATATAACTGAGGCTGAGACTGCTGCAGTTCATAGTTCAGATAGAAACTGAGACATTCATAGATATAACTGAGTCATTCATAGATAGAAACCATATTAGTACAATCATAATTCAGAGCTGAGACTGCTGCTGTTCACTAATTACTGATAACTTATATTACAAACAAAAGCAACAAAAGTCATTCCCCAGGAACTCCATCCAGGACTGGGTAAACCAACAAAAGCAACAAAAGTCAATCTCCAGGAACTCCATCTAGGACTGGGTAAACCAACAAAAGCAACAAAAGTCACTCTCCAGGAACTCCATCTGGGTGAACCAACAAAAGAACCAAAAGCTTACTATCGGCCTTGTCTATTTGTAACATAGAGTTGCCAAATATGCTCCATGAGGTCTTTTTGCAATATGTTAGACACAACCTTGTCACGAATTTTTGCATACGACTTAATCAACTGAGAAATTTCTGGCACATCTCTATTCTGAGAAATTGGAGGGTCTGAAGACCTCTCAAACTCCTGGTGATCGCTGTACAAATTTCTTTCATCTTCGATCACCATGTTATGTAGAATAACACATGCACGTATAATGTTGTTTAGATCACTATGGCTCCACAACCTAGCAGTTATATAAATTATCCTGAATTTGGACCGAAGCACCCCAAAAGCTCGTTCAACATCCTTCCTTGCTGACTCCTGTGTCTCTGCATATATTCTTTTCTTTTGGCTAACTGGCTCACTATATGTTTTTACCAATGTAGCCCAATCAGGATATATTCCGTCGGCAAGATAATAAGTCATGTTGTACTTGGTTCCATTAACATGGAACTCAGTTTGTGGTCTCTGTCCAGCAGCGAAGTTATCAAACACAGGAGACCTATGGAGCACATTGATGTCATTATGGGAGCCAGGCAATCCGAAAAATGCATGCCATATGCGTAGGTCCTGCGTTGCAACAACCTCCAAGATTATGGTCGGTTTGCCTTTGCGCCCCCTGTGTTGACCAAGCCATGAGGTTGGGCAATTAGACCATTCCTAATGCATGCAATCAATGCTGCCGATCATCCCAGAAAAACCTCTAGCCTCATTGACTTGTAAAGTGGTCTCAAGCTCACTTGTTCTCGGTGGATGCAAAAAATCAGACTCATAAACAGAAATGATGGTTCTTGCAAATTGCTTCACAGTCTCTAGAATTGTTGACTTAGCCATGCGATATGTGTCGTCGAATGAATCAGCTGGAGTGCCATATGCAAACATCCTCATAGCCACAAGGCATTTATGAATGGGATGAAAACCCTTGTGCCCGCAAGCATTCTTTCGTTGATAAAAATAAGAATTCTTCTCGGTGATTATGCGGACCATGTCAAGGAATAAAGACTTCCTCATTCTAAATCTATGCATGACAAAACAGTATGTTAGCAACTACTTTACAGACTTTTTACACATTGAAAGGGACAACAGTGAAGAGTTGCATACCGTCGCCAAAAGTCCTCTTCGCTATACAAAGAACAATCAACAAAGTAATCCCTCATGATTTGTGCAAAAGCTGCTTCTCTATCTTGCACACGGGACTTTAGGTTGACAATAACATACCCGCACCTATGACAAAAGGCAAAGAACATCCAGCAGCCGTCATAGGCACCAATGAATCGAGCCCCATAAGCATTGTGTGGCATGATCACCTTGTGTGGGCTGCGACTAAGGAAGCAAAAGAAGTGCGCCCGCCGCATCACATCTGGATGCAGCAAAGCATGTGCGGCGGTACGGGACAAGCATCCATGGCAGCTGGCGGGCGCGCATGTCGTGGCCAAGCGCATCTCGCCAGGAGGTGCACTGCGCGGCCACGTTCATGTGGTCTATGTTGCAGTCAAGAAGGCTGACAAATGCTCTAACCATCTTGCGAGGAAGCTCTGACCAGTCGCGGCTAGCATCTACAACAGTTGCATCACTTTGCACAGACTTCACTAATGGGTTAGCCATTACCAACTGGTTATGCTCCAAGCTCACACCAGTGCCCTCCCGCGGACCCCTGGCCTTTTGATCTTTTGATGTATTTCTgggatttttttttgtttgtgtAGCAGGCCACTCGCTCTGAACAATCCTGAGCATTTTGTGATGCCAATTTATAGTTTGCAACTCATGGAAAGaatgcacacacatgcacattAATATTCTAGGTGGAACGGTAACATAAACGGTCCATCCGGGCAAACGAGAAGCAGTAGCGGTTCATTGGTGCACCTGTGTGTTTGTCatccacagctaccacacatcTCCACATGCCCAGCAGGTGTCAGATTTTTGAATTTTTGGGTAGTCTTCCTATCCCGCGCACGCGACGACCCCTTTTTTGAAATCCGACTTGCCGCGAATTTGGAGCATCCAAGGTTAGGCCCTGTTTAGTTCCTGTACCTGTAAAGGTAAAAAACTTTttcaaaggaatcttgctaatttgatgtactaaatgaagtctatttacaaaactttttgcacagatgggttgtaaatcgcgagacgaatctaatgatgctaattaatccatgattaagcaataattagcggatggttactgtaacatcactgttgcaaaaatatggattaagtaggctcattagattcgtctcgcgatttacagcccatccatgcaaaaagttttgtaaatagacttcatttagtatttcaaattagcaagattcctttgaaaattttgcgtttacggtttttttgcgtttacagcctgggaactaaacaggcccttagtTACGCACTTTTCAATGCTATCATTCCATCCCAGCACCCCCCCCTTTGAACGTGGCCGGGCGGATTCTGATGTTGTGTACCGTAGGAAATACATTGGTGATCGACATGCAGGAACATATAAAGCCCCTAGAACGTGTAGGCCCCATGGGATTTGTATGGTGGGCCGTTAAGAAGGAACCAATGCGCTGCAAAGGATTGCTACCGGTGGGCGAGTCCAATGTGAGCGAGGTACGACTGCACCGACCTTGCCGTTTTATTTTTTCCCCATACTCTCATAAACTCTCTGTCGTGATCCAACAGTTATTTTAACCTTTTTTATTGACCTGGCATGCCCAAAGGAAATCAAAACTTCCAAGGCGGAAGCTGCTGAACAGTTTTGCCATGCAAGGGACCTCGAGGCAAAGACATGCGATGTAATTTTCAGAGTGCTCCAGCAAGACGACGCAACGACAACCATCAAACGGAACCACAGTCGATGGAGGCACTTTACTGAATCTGATTTCACGGTACTATATATCATTATTTTTATGTTCTAGAAACCTACCCATGCGTGCTTGTAACGAAGTTAATTAATTACTTCCTCCTTTTCCTCTCCTCACCTTTTCCGAATAACAGATGATCGTGTTGGCTGGTCGAGATATAACCTCATCTCGCTCCATACGGAATCAGTTCACTGGGAAACATATTATTTCGCGGTGCCAAATGGTATTACCACAAGTTATATGACAAACCTACTCTTCACTCTACTATTTTGTACCTCCAATCTCCTTGGGTACTACTTATTCCTCGTGCCTAGATGGATTGCTTGTGCTTTTGATATTGCAAGGAAGCAAGTAACTACTTTTGACCCTTGGTCCGCCCACCAAGCAGTTGCAAACGAATTATTAAATGGGCTAAGAAGGTGTATCAACACCTTCTTCGTGTTCATAGAAGGATACAAGGGTCGAGGCGGTGAAAAGGATTTTATATCGTAATTCAACTACCTACATTTTTTTCCCTAGTCCACCTTTTGTGTATTTTCCCAAAAATTGAAATATAGCAGAATTTTTAGCCTTTTTTTTTTCCGTTTGCAGCCCAAGTGACAGCGGTCTACTAGCAGCCCAGTTTGCAAGGACCTTTGATGGGGCATGCCACGAAATGTGCGCTTCATCTACTTCTGCATCAAACACAAGAGCGGAGCTGTTATATGACATCCTACACATCAGAAACAACAGTAGCTCATTGCCTACTCAATTTATCCAGGAACTATCTTTGCCATTTCCCCAATTCTTTTTTTAAGATCTACCCTGTAACGCCAGCGTTGCACTCAATCTACATCTCTATGTACCGCGCCCTGTTTTAATAAGAACAATGAACGCACAAGCAGTCCAACAGTGCACTATTTTTTTTCCCTTCCAGATTCTTGCATGTTGTGTCGGCTATGAGGGCATTTCCGTATCATTTCATCGAATTCACCCACACGGCAGACAACTGGCCTCGTCGTAGTGTCTCCAATGGGAAGAAATATGCCAACTGCTTTCATTGCATCGCACCGACGTATAGCCGGTGGAAAGTAAGCGCTGCTAGCTGCCTCATACAATCACCTTTTATTTATTAAGAGGGCCAAGCTTCCAGTACCCCCTCATCGGAACTAGATGCATTGGCCTCACACCAGCTGAGACTACCAGAAGCGACCTATCCCCCCGATCCCCAGACAGCGATGGAGGCTGGAAGCAAGAGTTCTGATTCGGCAAATGTCAAAACCAAATCAGGCACAGCGATCCATCCAAAACGTGCTGATGCCGAGTTTATTTTTTGGATGCAATGCCTATTACTTCTTGCAGTTTTGCGGTGAAAGAACAATCATGCCAGTTACGTGCAAACAGATTCTAGACGCGAAGCTCAGACCCTCTTCCTCAGAAGTAACTATCCTGGGAGGCACTACGTGGGCCCATACCGGGGGGGTAAGCAAACACTTTTTTGGTGTCGTTTAAATTTGACGTCGTCGTTCCTTTTTTCCTTTTATGACCTAACGTAATCTCAAATTACAGATTAATGTAGCGAATGGGAACGCTTGTTCTGACACCTCATTCAATCTGTTTATGTACCCAACTCCCCGTTACGACATACGGCGTTGCAGCATTGTAAGTTAATTTTGTTCCAAAGCAATGTGAGCCTTGTATTCTTTGTCATCAACCAGCATTGTTTACGTTCTCCATCCAACGAAAATTTGGATCTAACCGTGCTAAAATTAACAAAATAGGTGCTTACTCTTGTTTGCTTCAAAGGAGAATGGTCCTGCTATGCTTTTGATTTCAATCGGTCTGTAGTGACAATTATGGATCCTAACATTCGACACCCAGTCCGTCCAAAAAAGATTGAGCAACACATTGATCTGG
Above is a genomic segment from Panicum hallii strain FIL2 chromosome 8, PHallii_v3.1, whole genome shotgun sequence containing:
- the LOC112903566 gene encoding uncharacterized protein LOC112903566, whose amino-acid sequence is MANPLVKSVQSDATVVDASRDWSELPRKMVRAFVSLLDCNIDHMNVAAQCTSWRDALGHDMRARQLPWMLVPCGYVIVNLKSRVQDREAAFAQIMRDYFVDCSLYSEEDFWRRSPVFDNFAAGQRPQTEFHVNGTKYNMTYYLADGIYPDWATLVKTYSEPVSQKKRIYAETQESARKDVERAFGVLRSKFRIIYITARLWSHSDLNNIIRACVILHNMVIEDERNLYSDHQEFERSSDPPISQNRDVPEISQLIKSYAKIRDKVVSNILQKDLMEHIWQLYVTNRQGR